The Raphanus sativus cultivar WK10039 chromosome 2, ASM80110v3, whole genome shotgun sequence genome includes a region encoding these proteins:
- the LOC108843593 gene encoding phytosulfokines 3-like, giving the protein MAKFTTIFIMALLLCSTLTYAARLTPTTITASSREDTVKGTEGDNTEEESCKGVGEEECLIRRTLVAHTDYIYTQNHKH; this is encoded by the exons ATGGCTAAATTCACAACCATCTTCATCATGGCTCTCCTTCTCTGCTCAACGCTAACCTACGCAGCCAGGTTGACTCCGACGACAATCACCGCCTCTTCTAGAGAAGACACCGTCAAG GGAACCGAAGGAGATAATACTGAAGAAGAAAGCTGCAAAGgagttggagaagaagaatgttTGATTAGGCGAACTCTTGTTGCTCACACCGATTACATTTACACTCAAAATCACAAacactaa